In Desulfocurvus vexinensis DSM 17965, a single window of DNA contains:
- the sucD gene encoding succinate--CoA ligase subunit alpha: MLLNEHQSKKLFAEAGLDVPEGLLLTHATLEAAHPAFPLPWYLKAQVPAGGRGKAGGVVRVDAAADLVPLGRRLFEMTIGGHKVPLLRLEGAARAEREFYCSFAVSRQRGGMVFTVGRQGGVDIEGQDEGNLLVQDIPACTGLLEFHLRAAFFHLEVDKVCWSSFREFVKTLYTAVRHYGLLLAEVNPLALTAEGAWMALDGKVEVDDNHLAQHSDMERFYTPEHASREENIAREAGLSFHSLSGRIGLMVNGAGLAMATMDLLNHSGLPAANFMDLGGAADYDRMRTAMTLLFEDHAVTAVLINIFGGVLSCEKVALALSEALEGRAPAKPLVVRLAGNQAARGREILADLASERLTIVADMGAAIARLRELDGQPPCAASRLGGPHCALAHAPAPFPPVLGFERGMPVLVQGLTGRTAQLHARLMQAYGTNIVAGVTPFKGGQEACGVPVYNSVREAQGRHGAQASIIFVPPAFAPEAIVEAAREGLHWIVCITDGLTQQDMLWVREQLRHTGARLIGPNCPGLIAPGRTKIGIMPDHAFSPGPVAIVSRSGTLTYETAARLSAAGIGQSLAVGIGGDPFGGVDYIELFAMLREDENTRAVVVLGEIGGSAEEDLARWVAATGFPKPVVGFIAGQTAPPGKRLGHAGAILESGAGVQAKLDTMSQAGFALCPDLSSIPATVARVLGL; this comes from the coding sequence ATGCTGCTCAACGAACACCAGAGCAAGAAGCTGTTCGCCGAAGCCGGCCTCGACGTTCCCGAAGGCCTGCTGCTCACCCACGCGACCCTGGAGGCCGCCCACCCCGCCTTCCCCCTGCCGTGGTATCTCAAGGCCCAGGTTCCTGCGGGCGGGCGTGGCAAGGCCGGGGGCGTGGTGCGCGTGGACGCCGCCGCCGACCTGGTGCCCCTGGGCCGCAGGCTGTTCGAGATGACCATCGGCGGGCACAAGGTGCCCCTGCTGCGCCTGGAGGGCGCGGCCCGGGCCGAGCGCGAGTTCTACTGCTCGTTCGCCGTGTCGCGCCAGCGCGGCGGGATGGTCTTCACCGTGGGCCGCCAGGGCGGCGTGGACATCGAGGGCCAGGACGAAGGCAACCTGCTGGTGCAGGACATCCCGGCCTGCACGGGGCTTCTGGAATTCCACCTGCGCGCGGCGTTTTTCCACCTGGAGGTGGACAAGGTCTGCTGGTCGAGCTTCCGCGAGTTCGTCAAGACGCTCTACACGGCGGTGCGCCACTACGGGCTGCTGCTGGCCGAGGTCAACCCCCTGGCGCTGACCGCCGAGGGCGCGTGGATGGCCCTGGACGGCAAGGTCGAGGTGGACGACAACCACCTGGCCCAGCATTCGGACATGGAGCGCTTCTACACCCCCGAGCACGCCTCGCGCGAGGAGAACATCGCCCGCGAGGCCGGGCTGTCGTTCCACAGCCTGTCGGGGCGCATCGGGCTGATGGTCAACGGCGCGGGGCTGGCCATGGCCACCATGGACCTGCTCAACCACTCCGGCCTGCCTGCGGCCAACTTCATGGACCTGGGCGGCGCGGCGGACTACGACCGCATGCGCACGGCCATGACCCTGCTCTTCGAGGACCACGCCGTCACCGCCGTGCTCATCAACATCTTCGGCGGGGTGCTCTCGTGCGAGAAGGTGGCCCTGGCGCTGTCCGAGGCGCTGGAGGGCCGGGCCCCGGCCAAGCCGCTGGTGGTGCGCCTGGCGGGTAACCAGGCCGCCCGGGGCCGGGAGATCCTGGCCGACCTGGCCAGCGAGCGGCTGACCATCGTGGCCGACATGGGCGCGGCCATCGCCCGGCTGCGCGAGCTGGACGGGCAGCCGCCCTGCGCGGCGTCGCGCCTGGGCGGGCCGCACTGCGCGCTGGCCCACGCCCCCGCGCCCTTTCCCCCGGTGCTGGGGTTCGAGCGCGGCATGCCCGTGCTGGTCCAGGGCCTGACCGGGCGCACGGCCCAGCTCCACGCCCGGCTCATGCAGGCCTACGGCACGAATATCGTGGCCGGGGTCACGCCCTTCAAGGGCGGGCAGGAGGCCTGCGGCGTGCCGGTGTACAACAGCGTGCGCGAGGCCCAGGGGCGCCACGGGGCGCAGGCCAGCATCATCTTCGTGCCCCCGGCCTTCGCCCCCGAGGCCATCGTCGAGGCCGCGCGCGAGGGCCTGCACTGGATCGTGTGCATCACCGACGGCCTGACCCAGCAGGACATGCTCTGGGTGCGCGAGCAGTTGCGCCACACGGGCGCGCGGCTCATCGGCCCCAACTGCCCCGGGCTCATCGCCCCGGGGCGGACCAAGATCGGCATCATGCCCGACCACGCCTTCTCCCCCGGGCCGGTGGCCATCGTCTCGCGCAGCGGCACCCTGACCTACGAGACCGCCGCGCGGCTCTCGGCGGCGGGCATCGGCCAGAGCCTGGCCGTGGGCATCGGCGGCGACCCCTTCGGCGGGGTGGACTACATCGAGCTGTTCGCCATGCTGCGCGAGGACGAGAACACCCGCGCCGTGGTGGTGCTGGGCGAGATCGGCGGCAGCGCCGAGGAGGACCTGGCGCGCTGGGTCGCGGCCACGGGCTTCCCCAAGCCGGTGGTGGGCTTCATCGCCGGGCAGACCGCGCCCCCCGGCAAGCGCCTGGGCCACGCCGGGGCCATCCTGGAATCCGGCGCGGGCGTGCAGGCCAAGCTGGACACCATGAGCCAGGCCGGGTTCGCCCTGTGCCCGGACCTGTCGAGCATCCCGGCCACCGTGGCCCGCGTGCTGGGGCTGTAG
- a CDS encoding 2-oxoacid:acceptor oxidoreductase family protein yields the protein MKPDIQIDRFEICLSGLGGQGVITLGKVMGKALALGHGFNVAQTQSYGPEARGGASRTDLVISTRPISYPKTDKIDLLVALSQEACNKYYPLMKPHAVLLVNTTLVKQIPTNQYLGLPFTEMSIDRLGLPQAMNTIVLGAVTFLLPFARRALIKKSLEESLPAKIVDVNVKALNMGHREAEKAFGQPPAIWAGLAGAGKGAEKAAPKKPRTKAEKA from the coding sequence ATGAAACCGGACATCCAGATCGACCGTTTCGAAATCTGCCTCTCGGGCCTGGGCGGGCAGGGCGTCATCACCCTGGGCAAGGTCATGGGCAAGGCCCTGGCCCTGGGCCACGGCTTCAACGTCGCCCAGACCCAGAGCTACGGCCCCGAGGCCCGGGGCGGCGCCTCGCGCACGGACCTGGTCATCAGCACCCGGCCCATCAGCTACCCCAAGACCGACAAGATCGACCTGCTGGTGGCCCTGTCGCAGGAGGCCTGCAACAAGTACTACCCGCTGATGAAGCCCCACGCGGTGCTGCTGGTCAACACCACCCTGGTCAAGCAGATTCCCACCAACCAGTACCTGGGCCTGCCCTTCACGGAAATGAGCATCGACCGCCTGGGCCTGCCCCAGGCCATGAACACCATCGTGCTCGGCGCGGTGACCTTCCTCCTGCCCTTCGCCCGGCGCGCGCTCATCAAAAAGAGCCTGGAGGAATCGCTGCCCGCCAAGATCGTGGACGTGAACGTCAAGGCCCTGAACATGGGCCACCGCGAGGCCGAAAAGGCCTTCGGCCAGCCCCCGGCCATCTGGGCCGGGCTGGCCGGGGCGGGCAAGGGCGCCGAAAAGGCCGCCCCCAAAAAGCCCCGGACCAAGGCCGAAAAGGCCTGA
- a CDS encoding 2-oxoacid:ferredoxin oxidoreductase subunit beta yields MAEVTQLIHEYLRHDKKFPHVLCPGCGHGIVLGSLIRSVHALGIAKDDVALVAGIGCSGRVAVYVDFNTVHAVHGRALTVATGIKMAKPEMHVIVVQGDGDALSIGGNHFIHAARRNIGLTVLVLNNFIYGMTGGQCSSATPLGCWSTTTPYGQMEKSFDFVEMTRAAGANFVSRGTVFHVKTLDKLIQQALTHEGFSLVEVLTPCHTQFGRKNKFKSPVDMYQWLKKTATPLEAYEKLDPDKRAGRIPIGVFVDNHEPALETRYAAMRAKFAKG; encoded by the coding sequence ATGGCCGAAGTCACCCAGCTCATCCATGAATACCTGCGCCACGACAAGAAGTTCCCGCACGTGCTCTGCCCGGGCTGCGGCCACGGCATCGTGCTCGGCTCGCTGATCCGCAGCGTCCACGCCCTGGGCATCGCCAAGGACGACGTGGCCCTGGTGGCGGGCATCGGCTGCTCGGGCCGCGTGGCCGTGTATGTGGACTTCAACACCGTGCACGCCGTGCATGGCCGCGCGCTGACCGTGGCCACGGGCATCAAGATGGCCAAGCCCGAGATGCACGTCATCGTCGTGCAGGGCGACGGCGACGCCCTGTCCATCGGCGGCAACCACTTCATCCACGCCGCCCGGCGCAACATCGGCCTGACGGTGCTCGTGCTCAACAACTTCATCTACGGCATGACCGGCGGGCAGTGCTCCTCGGCCACGCCCCTGGGCTGCTGGTCCACCACCACGCCCTACGGGCAGATGGAAAAGTCCTTCGATTTCGTGGAGATGACCCGCGCCGCCGGGGCCAACTTCGTCTCGCGGGGCACGGTGTTCCACGTCAAGACCCTGGACAAGCTCATCCAGCAGGCCCTGACCCACGAGGGCTTCAGCCTGGTGGAGGTGCTCACGCCCTGCCACACCCAGTTTGGCCGCAAGAACAAGTTCAAGTCGCCGGTGGACATGTACCAGTGGCTGAAGAAGACCGCCACGCCCCTGGAGGCATACGAGAAGCTCGACCCGGACAAGCGCGCCGGGCGCATCCCCATCGGCGTCTTCGTGGACAACCACGAACCGGCGCTGGAAACCCGCTACGCGGCCATGCGCGCCAAGTTCGCAAAGGGGTAG
- a CDS encoding 2-oxoacid:acceptor oxidoreductase subunit alpha, protein MSAKRKTAAREIFALGAEAVVEGALLAGCSFYGGYPITPSSEIMESMAERLPRTEDGVFIQMEDEIASLGACIGASLAGRKVMTATSGPGFSLMQELIGYACMIEAPLVLVNVMRGGPSTGLPTSPAQGDVQQARWGTHGDHSIIVLSATDVQDCLHMTVKAFNFSEKYRSPVILLLDEVTAHTREKITVPLAKDLEILYRLQPSMPPEWYKPFEETVRGVPPMPPIGSGYRFHATGLTHDDHGYPTQKSDEVVAAISRQFRKIDQFFFDIQITDEFLTEDAEVGVVAYGSVARSAHLAVEQARERGIKAGLIDLKTLFPFPRAAVEGLLRRCRTVIVPEMNMGQISREVKRVNPGTSTVWTINRIDGHIITPKQILESIRKG, encoded by the coding sequence ATGAGCGCCAAACGCAAGACCGCAGCAAGGGAAATTTTCGCCCTGGGGGCCGAGGCCGTCGTCGAGGGCGCGCTGCTGGCCGGATGCAGCTTCTACGGGGGCTACCCCATCACGCCCTCGTCGGAGATCATGGAGAGCATGGCCGAGCGCCTGCCCAGGACCGAGGACGGCGTGTTCATCCAGATGGAGGACGAGATCGCCTCGCTGGGCGCGTGCATCGGCGCGTCCCTGGCCGGGCGCAAGGTCATGACCGCCACCTCCGGCCCGGGCTTCTCGCTCATGCAGGAGCTCATCGGCTACGCCTGCATGATCGAGGCGCCCCTGGTGCTGGTCAACGTCATGCGCGGCGGGCCGAGCACCGGCCTGCCCACCAGCCCGGCCCAGGGCGACGTGCAGCAGGCCCGCTGGGGCACCCACGGCGACCACTCCATCATCGTGCTCTCGGCCACCGACGTGCAGGACTGCCTGCACATGACCGTCAAGGCCTTCAACTTCTCCGAGAAGTACCGCTCCCCGGTCATCCTGCTGCTGGACGAGGTCACCGCGCACACCCGCGAGAAGATCACCGTGCCCCTGGCCAAGGACCTGGAGATCCTCTACCGCCTGCAGCCGTCCATGCCGCCGGAATGGTACAAGCCCTTCGAGGAGACCGTGCGCGGCGTGCCGCCCATGCCGCCCATCGGCTCGGGCTACCGCTTCCACGCCACGGGGCTGACCCACGACGACCACGGCTACCCGACCCAGAAATCCGACGAGGTCGTGGCGGCCATCTCGCGCCAGTTCCGCAAGATCGACCAGTTCTTCTTCGACATCCAGATCACCGACGAGTTCCTGACCGAGGACGCCGAGGTCGGCGTGGTGGCCTACGGCTCGGTGGCGCGCTCGGCGCATCTGGCCGTGGAGCAGGCCCGCGAGCGCGGCATCAAGGCCGGGCTCATCGACCTGAAGACCCTGTTCCCCTTCCCCCGGGCGGCGGTGGAGGGCCTTTTGCGCCGCTGCCGCACGGTCATCGTGCCCGAGATGAACATGGGCCAGATCTCGCGCGAGGTGAAGCGCGTCAACCCCGGCACGAGCACGGTGTGGACCATCAACCGCATCGACGGCCACATCATCACGCCCAAGCAGATCCTCGAAAGCATCAGGAAGGGATAG
- a CDS encoding 4Fe-4S dicluster domain-containing protein produces MTNPKKGQTRITIYPDWCKACGLCVAFCPAKVLEIDVAAGCARAVREEECINCGFCELHCPDFAIVVTPRDKTRNGAARPRQDNGD; encoded by the coding sequence ATGACCAACCCGAAGAAAGGACAGACCCGGATCACCATCTACCCGGACTGGTGCAAGGCCTGCGGCCTGTGCGTGGCCTTCTGTCCGGCCAAGGTGCTGGAAATCGACGTGGCGGCGGGCTGCGCCCGGGCCGTGCGCGAGGAGGAATGCATCAACTGCGGCTTCTGCGAGCTGCACTGCCCAGACTTCGCCATCGTGGTGACGCCCAGGGACAAGACCAGAAACGGGGCCGCGCGGCCCCGCCAGGACAACGGGGACTGA
- a CDS encoding ABC transporter substrate-binding protein produces MALPRAPRGPRAAPLALLAPIALLALLALAGCGGDAPPCPPCPEPAPCPEPAPCPEPALAPAPRPAPGGRLEAIARRGALRCGVRDTVIPFSFTDEQTGQIIGFEPDLCRALAQDLGVRAELVPVTPSTRLPLLLAGDIDCIAATLTHHHGREADLDFSITYFMDGQKLLARTGSPVRSPTDLAARRVGVVEDSFAAQALREAQPECRPVPFPGHAEAFLALKRGQVDAISADATILLGLKNSDQDPAAWAIAGDYITDEPFALGLPQNDSALRDRVNLVLQRLWLSGEYMKLYNRWFGPHTKYYLPTSWRMEVWPGAADKP; encoded by the coding sequence ATGGCCCTGCCCCGAGCACCGCGCGGCCCCCGGGCCGCCCCGCTGGCGCTGCTGGCGCCGATTGCCCTGCTGGCGCTGCTGGCCCTGGCCGGATGCGGGGGCGACGCCCCGCCCTGCCCGCCCTGCCCCGAGCCCGCGCCCTGCCCCGAGCCCGCGCCCTGCCCCGAGCCCGCCCTGGCCCCGGCCCCGCGCCCGGCCCCCGGCGGGCGCCTGGAGGCCATCGCCCGACGCGGCGCCCTGCGTTGCGGGGTGCGCGATACGGTCATCCCCTTCTCCTTCACCGACGAGCAGACCGGGCAGATCATCGGCTTCGAGCCCGACCTGTGCCGGGCCCTGGCCCAGGACCTGGGCGTGCGCGCCGAGCTGGTGCCCGTGACGCCCTCCACCCGCCTGCCCCTGCTGCTGGCCGGCGACATCGACTGCATCGCCGCCACCCTGACCCACCATCATGGCCGCGAGGCCGACCTGGACTTCTCCATCACCTACTTCATGGACGGGCAGAAGCTCTTGGCGCGCACCGGATCGCCCGTGCGCTCGCCCACGGACCTCGCGGCCCGGCGGGTGGGCGTGGTGGAGGACAGCTTCGCGGCCCAGGCCCTGCGCGAGGCCCAGCCCGAATGCCGCCCGGTGCCCTTCCCGGGCCACGCCGAGGCCTTCCTGGCCCTCAAGCGCGGCCAGGTGGACGCCATCAGCGCCGACGCCACCATCCTGCTGGGCCTGAAGAACTCCGACCAGGACCCCGCGGCCTGGGCCATCGCGGGCGACTACATCACCGACGAGCCCTTCGCCCTGGGCCTGCCGCAGAACGACTCGGCCCTGCGCGACCGGGTCAACCTCGTGCTCCAGCGGCTGTGGCTCTCGGGCGAGTACATGAAGCTCTACAACCGCTGGTTCGGCCCGCACACCAAATACTACCTGCCCACCTCCTGGCGCATGGAGGTCTGGCCCGGGGCGGCGGACAAACCCTAG
- a CDS encoding M48 family metallopeptidase gives MHARLKTLARTACAPVLILAALTALAACATVPYTERSQFILVSAAQEARLGADAAKEVTSKEKMSTDKALIERVQRIGARIAAASEVEQAWEFHVVDNDKTVNAFALPGGKVFVYTGLMRLAGSDDELAAVIGHEVAHVTLRHGAERMSQAMALGLGQQLAATLYGGTSAGAQAAMVAFGIGANVGVLLPYSRIHEYEADRVGLIYMAKAGYEPGAALDFWAKMVAKSEESGGTRPPEFLSTHPVTEKRMEAIRELLPEARDHLPRKAPASPAPAPQAPASPAAPAGTL, from the coding sequence ATGCATGCACGCTTGAAGACCCTGGCCCGGACCGCCTGCGCGCCGGTGTTGATCCTGGCCGCCCTGACGGCCCTGGCCGCCTGTGCCACGGTGCCCTACACCGAGCGCAGCCAGTTCATCCTCGTCTCTGCCGCCCAGGAGGCGCGCCTGGGGGCCGACGCGGCCAAGGAAGTGACCTCCAAGGAGAAGATGAGCACCGACAAGGCGCTCATCGAGCGCGTGCAGCGCATCGGCGCGCGCATCGCCGCCGCGTCGGAGGTCGAGCAGGCCTGGGAGTTCCACGTGGTGGACAACGACAAGACCGTCAACGCCTTCGCCCTGCCCGGGGGCAAGGTCTTCGTGTACACGGGGCTGATGCGTCTGGCGGGGTCCGACGACGAGCTGGCCGCCGTCATCGGCCACGAGGTGGCCCACGTGACCCTGCGCCACGGCGCCGAGCGCATGAGCCAGGCCATGGCCCTGGGCCTGGGCCAGCAGCTGGCCGCCACCCTGTACGGCGGCACGTCGGCGGGCGCCCAGGCGGCCATGGTGGCCTTCGGCATCGGGGCCAACGTGGGCGTGCTGCTGCCCTACAGCCGCATCCACGAGTACGAGGCCGACCGCGTGGGGCTCATCTACATGGCCAAGGCCGGGTACGAGCCCGGGGCGGCCCTGGATTTCTGGGCCAAAATGGTCGCCAAGAGCGAGGAGTCGGGCGGCACGCGGCCCCCGGAGTTCCTCTCCACCCACCCGGTCACGGAAAAGCGCATGGAAGCCATCCGCGAACTGCTGCCCGAGGCCCGGGACCATCTGCCCCGCAAGGCCCCGGCCAGTCCGGCCCCGGCGCCCCAGGCCCCGGCCAGCCCGGCGGCTCCGGCGGGCACCCTCTAG
- a CDS encoding PAS domain-containing protein produces MTDRLDALLLAHPQTDEATVARLLAAGDCPARLTVVRTPAELRAALGQPHDLLLGDPALGGLPPEELAALLAAAPGAAPFVAFAPGLTAAQAARAVHLGAFDALAQGELERLPLAAWRARREAATRREGQRARAMQRELVDNSPAAIAVLDARGLVTDINPAFEALFGYTRAEAAGHSLPELIVPRAGLEEFQDVAAQVAQGRITQIEATRRRKDGAPVRVSAIGIPVPLPGGGLGVYAVYSDVTARMRALDALRRAESNYRNFFMNAVEGMYVSTPLGRFVLANPALAELLGYPSPAEVTDSVRSISREIYADPGHRERFLAAMRQNDVLRGFPARVRRKDGSELDVVENVRAVRDDDGELLYYQGTMVAA; encoded by the coding sequence ATGACCGACCGCCTCGACGCCCTGCTGCTGGCCCATCCACAAACCGACGAAGCAACCGTGGCGCGGTTGCTGGCGGCGGGCGACTGCCCCGCGCGGCTGACCGTCGTGCGCACCCCGGCCGAGCTGCGCGCCGCCCTGGGGCAGCCCCACGACCTGCTGCTGGGCGACCCGGCCCTGGGCGGGCTGCCCCCCGAGGAGCTGGCGGCCCTGCTGGCGGCGGCGCCCGGGGCGGCGCCCTTCGTGGCCTTCGCCCCGGGGCTGACCGCAGCCCAGGCCGCCCGGGCCGTGCACCTGGGCGCCTTCGACGCCCTGGCCCAGGGCGAGCTGGAGCGGCTGCCCCTGGCGGCCTGGCGGGCCCGGCGCGAGGCCGCCACCCGCCGCGAGGGCCAGCGCGCCCGGGCCATGCAGCGCGAGCTGGTGGACAACTCGCCTGCGGCCATCGCCGTGCTCGACGCCCGGGGCCTGGTCACCGACATCAACCCGGCCTTCGAGGCGCTGTTCGGCTACACCCGGGCCGAGGCTGCGGGCCACAGCCTGCCCGAGCTCATCGTGCCCCGGGCCGGGCTGGAGGAGTTCCAGGACGTCGCCGCCCAGGTGGCCCAGGGGCGCATCACGCAGATCGAGGCCACGCGCAGGCGCAAGGACGGCGCGCCCGTGCGCGTGTCGGCCATCGGCATCCCCGTGCCCCTGCCCGGGGGCGGCCTGGGGGTCTACGCCGTATACAGCGATGTGACTGCGCGCATGCGCGCCCTGGACGCCCTGCGCCGGGCAGAATCCAACTACCGCAATTTCTTCATGAACGCCGTGGAAGGCATGTACGTGAGCACGCCGCTGGGGCGCTTCGTGCTGGCCAACCCGGCCCTGGCGGAACTGCTGGGCTACCCCTCCCCCGCCGAAGTCACGGACTCGGTGCGCAGCATCAGCCGCGAGATCTACGCCGACCCCGGGCACCGCGAGCGCTTCCTGGCCGCCATGCGGCAGAACGACGTCCTGCGGGGCTTCCCGGCCCGGGTGCGCCGCAAGGACGGCTCGGAGCTGGACGTGGTGGAGAACGTGCGCGCCGTGCGCGACGATGACGGCGAGCTGCTCTACTACCAGGGGACCATGGTTGCGGCCTGA
- a CDS encoding pyridoxal phosphate-dependent aminotransferase has product MSTQLEKSLCSGRVCDLTPFLVMEILERAQAMSRQGLDVIHLEVGEPDFDAPPAVVAAADRAMRDGHTHYTHSMGLPELREAICEHYGARYGVAVHPDQVVVTGGTSPAMLMAFCALLEQGDEVVVSDPHYACYPNFIRFAGGRVRKVRVFEEDGFQYRPEAIAAVLGPRTRAVLVNSPSNPTGNLLSPERMRAVAGLGPWVVSDEIYHGLVYEGTEHSILEFTDHAFVFNGFSKLYAMTGLRLGYVIAPRPFVRGLQVMSQNFFISASAPAQWAGLAALRETAEDVARMRAVYDERRRFMIRRLREIGFGITVEPTGAFYVLANAMTLNPGRAADSLALAFDILERAHVGVTPGIDFGEGAQGYLRFSYANSIENIARAMDRLERYVAEHLRA; this is encoded by the coding sequence ATGAGCACGCAACTGGAAAAAAGCCTGTGTTCGGGCCGGGTCTGCGACCTGACCCCGTTCCTGGTGATGGAAATCCTGGAGCGGGCCCAGGCCATGAGCCGCCAGGGCCTGGACGTGATCCACCTGGAGGTGGGCGAGCCGGACTTCGACGCGCCCCCGGCGGTGGTCGCCGCCGCCGACCGCGCCATGCGCGACGGCCACACCCACTACACCCACAGCATGGGCCTGCCCGAGCTGCGCGAGGCCATCTGCGAGCACTACGGCGCGCGCTACGGCGTCGCGGTCCATCCCGACCAGGTGGTGGTCACGGGCGGGACATCCCCGGCCATGCTCATGGCCTTCTGCGCGCTTCTGGAGCAGGGCGACGAGGTGGTCGTTTCCGACCCGCACTACGCCTGCTACCCCAATTTCATCCGCTTTGCGGGCGGGCGGGTGCGCAAGGTGCGCGTGTTCGAGGAGGACGGCTTCCAGTACCGCCCCGAGGCCATCGCCGCCGTGCTCGGCCCGCGCACCAGGGCCGTGCTGGTCAACTCGCCCTCCAACCCCACGGGCAACCTGCTCTCGCCCGAGCGCATGCGCGCCGTGGCCGGGCTGGGGCCGTGGGTCGTGTCCGACGAGATCTACCACGGGCTGGTCTACGAGGGCACGGAGCACAGCATCCTGGAGTTCACCGACCACGCTTTCGTGTTCAACGGCTTTTCCAAGCTCTACGCCATGACCGGCCTGCGCCTGGGCTACGTCATCGCCCCGCGCCCCTTCGTGCGCGGGCTCCAGGTCATGAGCCAGAACTTCTTCATCAGCGCCAGCGCCCCGGCCCAGTGGGCGGGCCTGGCCGCCCTGCGCGAGACCGCCGAAGACGTGGCGCGCATGCGGGCCGTCTACGACGAGCGGCGCCGCTTCATGATCCGCCGCCTGCGGGAGATCGGCTTCGGCATCACCGTGGAGCCCACGGGGGCCTTCTATGTGCTGGCCAACGCCATGACGCTCAACCCCGGGCGTGCGGCGGACTCCCTGGCCCTGGCCTTCGACATCCTGGAGCGGGCCCATGTGGGCGTGACCCCGGGCATTGATTTCGGCGAGGGCGCCCAGGGCTACCTGCGCTTTTCCTACGCCAATTCCATCGAGAACATCGCCCGGGCCATGGACCGCCTGGAGCGCTACGTGGCCGAGCACCTGCGGGCCTAG
- the aroL gene encoding shikimate kinase AroL, with product MPRNIVPKNAMMEKAEIKDAQRTMVFRHGAGGPGGSLGGRHVFFVGLRASGKSTVGAEVARRLGRPFVDLDALIQERAGASVADVVARGGWEAFRRLEIEALAEVCARPEPTVVATGGGAVLAEANRELLRQGGPVFFLMATTLLVVERLTRDQDPALRPPLTELPLTEEMGALREERDPLYMQVANFVLRAEAPVAALADEVLDRLALVGR from the coding sequence ATGCCACGCAACATCGTGCCCAAGAACGCCATGATGGAGAAGGCCGAGATCAAGGACGCGCAGCGGACCATGGTCTTTCGCCACGGCGCGGGCGGCCCCGGCGGGAGCCTGGGCGGGCGCCACGTCTTTTTCGTCGGCCTGCGCGCCAGCGGCAAGAGCACCGTGGGCGCCGAGGTGGCCCGCAGGCTGGGCCGCCCCTTCGTGGACCTGGACGCCCTGATCCAGGAGCGCGCCGGGGCCAGCGTGGCCGACGTGGTGGCCCGGGGCGGCTGGGAGGCCTTCCGGCGCCTGGAAATCGAGGCCCTGGCCGAGGTCTGCGCCCGGCCCGAGCCCACGGTGGTGGCCACCGGCGGCGGCGCCGTGCTGGCCGAGGCCAACCGCGAGCTCTTGCGCCAGGGCGGCCCGGTGTTCTTTCTCATGGCCACCACGTTGCTGGTGGTGGAGCGCCTGACGCGCGACCAGGACCCGGCCCTGCGCCCGCCGCTGACCGAATTGCCCCTGACCGAGGAAATGGGCGCCCTGCGCGAGGAGCGCGACCCGCTGTACATGCAGGTGGCCAACTTCGTGCTGCGCGCCGAGGCGCCCGTGGCCGCGTTGGCGGACGAGGTGCTGGACCGGCTGGCCCTGGTGGGCCGCTAG